One genomic region from Geotoga petraea encodes:
- a CDS encoding GrpB family protein: MEIIDIYDGFKIRYEKLDNKSIENTFKIWNEYISEYPEIKEMIVESYREDKVYEIFDIFEKHIYPIFQNKWDKFEIAHENLIHYLKNSKNKIEEVVDETFYAISFIGLGTGAGHVDTYKNKPAVFFGLEKIVDLGWYQNSELQDLIYHEIGHILHMILRGKDWLTKRMFKYQSDYLYWILYEEGFAQRFSQKIMGKDYYHQGNHGDWVEWCEINLPKLCAEYIRYAEEGKDEFDFYGDWFDIDGYSETGYYIGTQLIKKLEKNMGLREIAKMNLTEIKNEVHDFLFDNSFGLKNGYVVVSPYTEVWKKAYQIEKSRLKENIPEINNIEHIGSTAVEGLSAKPIIDIMIGYEDDFNKNQIIERLKNLDYTFFGENGITDRFFFKYTTEDKVTKFHIHLAKFDSDFWRRHIKFRDHLRKNKKDRDFYAEIKEKLSRTTFSNREKYVQDKDEFIKKIVEKIK; the protein is encoded by the coding sequence ATGGAAATCATAGATATTTACGATGGGTTTAAAATCAGATATGAAAAACTAGACAACAAAAGTATTGAAAATACTTTTAAAATCTGGAATGAATATATTTCTGAATATCCAGAAATAAAAGAAATGATTGTTGAATCATACAGAGAGGATAAAGTTTATGAGATATTTGATATTTTTGAAAAACATATTTACCCAATTTTTCAAAATAAATGGGATAAATTCGAAATAGCTCATGAAAATTTAATCCATTACCTAAAAAATTCAAAAAATAAAATAGAAGAAGTTGTTGATGAAACATTTTATGCCATTAGCTTTATCGGACTTGGAACAGGTGCAGGGCATGTAGACACTTATAAAAATAAACCAGCTGTTTTTTTTGGTTTAGAAAAAATAGTAGATCTTGGCTGGTATCAAAACTCTGAACTACAAGACCTTATATATCATGAAATTGGACATATTTTACACATGATTTTAAGGGGAAAAGACTGGTTAACAAAGAGAATGTTTAAATATCAATCTGATTATCTATACTGGATACTTTATGAGGAAGGTTTTGCCCAGAGATTTTCTCAAAAAATCATGGGTAAAGATTATTACCATCAAGGTAATCACGGGGATTGGGTAGAATGGTGTGAGATAAACCTTCCAAAACTATGCGCTGAATATATTAGATATGCTGAAGAAGGAAAAGATGAGTTCGACTTTTATGGTGATTGGTTTGATATAGATGGTTATAGTGAAACTGGATACTATATTGGCACACAGTTAATAAAAAAACTTGAAAAAAATATGGGCTTAAGAGAAATCGCAAAAATGAATTTAACAGAAATCAAAAATGAGGTTCATGATTTTCTATTCGATAACTCTTTCGGACTTAAGAATGGTTATGTAGTTGTAAGCCCATATACAGAAGTTTGGAAAAAAGCATATCAAATCGAAAAATCAAGATTAAAGGAAAATATTCCAGAAATAAATAACATTGAGCATATAGGAAGTACTGCTGTAGAAGGATTATCGGCAAAACCCATCATAGATATTATGATTGGGTATGAAGATGATTTTAATAAAAATCAAATAATTGAAAGATTAAAAAATTTAGATTACACTTTCTTTGGTGAAAACGGAATAACTGACAGATTTTTCTTTAAATATACTACAGAAGATAAAGTGACAAAATTTCACATTCATTTGGCAAAATTTGACAGTGATTTTTGGAGAAGACATATTAAATTTAGAGATCATTTGAGAAAAAATAAAAAAGATAGAGATTTTTACGCTGAAATTAAAGAAAAATTATCTAGAACAACTTTTAGCAATAGAGAAAAGTATGTTCAAGACAAAGATGAATTTATCAAAAAAATTGTTGAAAAAATAAAGTAA
- a CDS encoding MaoC family dehydratase, giving the protein MTYDEIKVGQVYEKKVSTTSKDVETFAEITGDKNPLHLDDEFAKETIFGGRIVHGMLGLGKISAVLGMEFPGPGTIYMSQTSKFLAPIYLDEEVTIKITVKEKIEEKKRLILNTQILKENGKAAIDGEAMVKYDK; this is encoded by the coding sequence ATGACATATGATGAAATAAAAGTGGGTCAAGTGTATGAAAAAAAAGTATCCACAACATCTAAAGATGTTGAAACATTTGCAGAAATTACTGGGGACAAAAACCCCCTTCATTTAGACGACGAATTTGCAAAAGAGACTATTTTTGGTGGAAGAATTGTTCATGGAATGTTGGGACTTGGAAAAATTTCCGCTGTTTTAGGCATGGAATTTCCTGGCCCAGGAACAATCTATATGTCTCAAACATCAAAATTTTTAGCACCTATATATTTAGATGAAGAAGTAACTATAAAAATAACTGTAAAAGAAAAAATTGAAGAAAAGAAAAGGCTCATACTTAATACACAAATCCTAAAAGAAAACGGAAAAGCTGCAATTGATGGAGAAGCAATGGTAAAATACGACAAATAA
- a CDS encoding electron transfer flavoprotein subunit alpha/FixB family protein — protein MAYIDSNTNKFEDFKGVWVFAEQREGKIMPVVYELLGEARKIADKLNEKVAAVLLGNNVDRLTEDLIKHGADKVYIAEDENLESFTTDGYSKVISNLISEYKPEIVLIGATHIGRDLAPRIAAKSGTGLTADCTNLEIDDEDGKLLMTRPAFGGNIMATIICPNHRPQMSTVRPGVMKKAEKDDTRTGEVIKYEPNIKEEDIRTQIINVIKKAKNDVAIEDADIIVTGGRGLGNKEGFELLEKFAKKIGGVVGASRAAVDNGWIDHSHQVGQTGTTVRPKLYIACGVSGAIQHVTGMKDSDFIVAINKNKDAPIFKVADIGIVGDLYNIVPKIIEKLDKMDEIEKKAMA, from the coding sequence ATGGCTTATATAGATTCAAATACTAACAAATTTGAAGATTTCAAAGGTGTATGGGTATTTGCAGAACAAAGAGAAGGTAAGATCATGCCAGTAGTTTATGAATTACTGGGTGAAGCGAGAAAAATAGCTGACAAATTAAATGAAAAAGTTGCTGCAGTATTATTGGGCAACAATGTCGATAGACTAACAGAAGATTTGATAAAACATGGTGCAGACAAAGTATATATTGCGGAAGATGAAAACTTAGAAAGTTTTACAACAGATGGCTATTCAAAAGTTATTTCAAACCTGATCTCAGAATACAAACCAGAAATTGTTTTAATAGGTGCAACACATATTGGAAGAGATTTAGCACCAAGAATTGCAGCTAAATCAGGCACAGGTTTAACAGCTGATTGTACAAATTTAGAAATAGATGATGAAGACGGTAAACTCTTGATGACAAGACCTGCTTTTGGTGGAAATATTATGGCTACAATAATTTGTCCAAATCATAGACCTCAAATGTCAACAGTTAGACCAGGAGTTATGAAAAAAGCAGAAAAAGATGATACCAGAACTGGAGAGGTTATAAAATACGAACCAAATATAAAAGAAGAAGACATAAGAACACAAATCATCAATGTAATAAAAAAAGCAAAAAATGATGTGGCTATAGAAGATGCTGATATAATAGTAACCGGTGGTAGAGGTTTGGGAAATAAAGAAGGGTTTGAATTATTAGAAAAGTTTGCCAAAAAAATTGGTGGAGTAGTTGGTGCTTCTAGGGCAGCCGTAGATAATGGCTGGATAGATCATTCTCATCAAGTTGGTCAAACTGGTACAACAGTAAGGCCTAAACTCTACATCGCTTGTGGAGTTTCTGGGGCTATACAACACGTTACTGGTATGAAAGATTCGGATTTCATAGTAGCTATTAATAAAAATAAAGATGCTCCAATTTTCAAAGTAGCTGACATAGGAATTGTAGGAGATTTATACAATATAGTTCCAAAAATAATTGAAAAATTGGACAAAATGGATGAAATAGAAAAGAAAGCTATGGCGTAA
- a CDS encoding electron transfer flavoprotein subunit beta/FixA family protein, giving the protein MNIVVCLKQVPDTTELKIDPIKGTLIRKGVPSIINPDDKNALEQALLIKDQNENTKITVISMGPSQAKEALNEALAMGADEAILLSDRFFGGSDTWATSETLAAGIKKIADYDIIFTGRQAIDGDTAQVGPQIAERLNIPQVTYVQNFEFEDEKTVIVERALEDGYEKIRVKTPVLLTAIKELNEPRYMSISGIWESFGDENKVTVWGVDDLDVDRKNIGLKGSPTQVRKSFTPEQKGKGIMLEGTSDEVAEKMLVELKRKHVL; this is encoded by the coding sequence ATGAATATAGTTGTATGTTTAAAACAGGTTCCTGATACAACAGAGCTTAAAATAGATCCAATAAAAGGGACTCTTATAAGAAAAGGTGTGCCAAGTATTATTAATCCAGATGATAAAAATGCTTTAGAGCAAGCGTTATTGATAAAAGATCAAAATGAAAACACAAAAATAACAGTAATTTCAATGGGCCCTTCTCAAGCTAAAGAAGCATTAAACGAAGCTTTAGCTATGGGAGCAGATGAAGCTATTTTATTGAGCGATAGATTCTTCGGTGGTTCAGACACATGGGCAACATCAGAAACTTTGGCTGCTGGAATTAAAAAAATTGCAGATTATGATATTATTTTCACTGGCAGACAGGCTATAGACGGAGACACGGCTCAAGTTGGGCCACAGATAGCCGAAAGACTTAATATACCGCAAGTTACCTACGTTCAAAACTTTGAATTTGAAGATGAAAAAACAGTAATTGTTGAAAGAGCTTTGGAAGATGGATATGAAAAAATTAGAGTTAAAACCCCTGTGCTTTTAACAGCAATAAAAGAATTGAACGAACCAAGATACATGTCCATTTCAGGAATTTGGGAATCTTTTGGAGATGAAAACAAAGTTACTGTATGGGGAGTGGATGATTTAGATGTTGACAGAAAAAACATAGGTCTAAAAGGCTCTCCAACACAAGTTAGAAAATCATTCACACCAGAACAAAAAGGAAAAGGTATAATGCTCGAAGGTACATCAGATGAAGTTGCAGAAAAAATGCTCGTTGAATTAAAAAGGAAACACGTGCTTTAA
- a CDS encoding acyl-CoA dehydrogenase yields MDFKETKQQEMVRKMVREFTEKEVKPIAAETDETEKFPMENVKKMARYGILGMTVPKEYGGAGADEIAYAITVEELSRYCATTGVIASAHNSLACWPILNFGTEEQKQKYLKPLANGSKLGAFALTEPNAGTDAAGQQTHAVLENNEWVINGSKVFITNGKYADTYVVFAMTDPSLGTRGISAFIIEKGTPGFSIGKIEDKMGIRGSATAELIFEDVRLPKENLLGKEGKGFKIAMQTLDGGRIGIAAQALGIAQGALDETINYIKEREQFGRPISKFQALQFNIADMKTQVEAARLLVYKAAAAKKNGEPYSNLAAMAKLFASETAMFVTTKAVQLHGGYGYTKDYPVERMMRDAKITEIYEGTSEVQRMVIAANTLK; encoded by the coding sequence GTGGATTTCAAAGAAACAAAACAACAGGAAATGGTTAGAAAAATGGTGAGAGAGTTCACTGAAAAAGAAGTTAAACCTATCGCTGCAGAAACAGATGAAACAGAAAAATTCCCTATGGAGAATGTGAAAAAAATGGCACGTTATGGAATTTTGGGGATGACCGTACCAAAAGAGTACGGTGGAGCAGGAGCAGATGAAATAGCTTACGCAATTACCGTAGAAGAACTATCCAGATATTGTGCTACAACAGGAGTTATTGCATCAGCTCATAATTCATTAGCTTGTTGGCCAATTTTAAATTTTGGAACTGAAGAACAAAAGCAAAAATATTTAAAACCTCTTGCAAATGGTTCTAAATTGGGTGCTTTTGCATTAACTGAGCCAAATGCTGGTACAGACGCTGCAGGGCAACAAACACACGCAGTTCTTGAAAATAACGAATGGGTTATTAATGGATCAAAAGTTTTCATTACTAACGGAAAATATGCAGATACTTATGTTGTCTTTGCTATGACAGATCCTTCTCTGGGAACAAGAGGTATTTCTGCATTTATTATAGAAAAAGGTACTCCAGGTTTTTCAATAGGTAAAATTGAAGACAAAATGGGTATCCGAGGTTCAGCTACAGCAGAATTGATTTTTGAAGATGTGAGATTGCCCAAAGAAAATCTTTTGGGTAAAGAAGGAAAAGGGTTCAAGATAGCAATGCAAACTTTAGATGGTGGAAGAATCGGTATTGCTGCTCAAGCATTGGGTATTGCTCAAGGCGCTCTCGACGAAACAATTAACTACATTAAAGAAAGAGAACAATTTGGTAGACCTATAAGTAAGTTCCAGGCTTTACAATTCAATATTGCTGACATGAAAACACAAGTTGAGGCAGCCAGATTATTGGTATATAAAGCTGCAGCTGCCAAAAAAAATGGAGAACCATATTCCAATTTAGCTGCAATGGCAAAATTATTTGCATCTGAAACAGCAATGTTCGTTACTACAAAAGCTGTTCAGTTACATGGTGGATATGGTTACACAAAAGATTATCCAGTAGAAAGAATGATGAGAGACGCTAAGATCACAGAGATTTACGAAGGTACTTCAGAAGTTCAAAGAATGGTTATCGCAGCAAACACATTGAAATAA
- a CDS encoding indolepyruvate oxidoreductase subunit beta translates to MKETKNILLVGVGGQGIILISKILSAALIKAGYDIKMSEVHGMAQRGGAVTTQIRFGEKVYSPIIGKGSADFVVAFEKMEAMRWLDYLKPDGKLILNDFELGSAPILAGKAEYPEKIVEELKERTNLISLKASDLASEIGNIKTMNIIMLAQLTKELGLEDIEWEDILKENIKPKFHEINLKAFEKSLSLN, encoded by the coding sequence ATGAAAGAAACTAAAAATATATTATTGGTTGGTGTTGGTGGTCAAGGTATTATTCTTATTTCTAAAATACTAAGTGCTGCTCTCATAAAAGCTGGTTATGATATAAAAATGTCAGAAGTTCACGGAATGGCACAAAGAGGTGGAGCAGTTACCACTCAAATTAGATTTGGTGAAAAAGTTTACTCACCAATTATAGGAAAAGGTAGCGCTGACTTTGTTGTGGCTTTTGAAAAAATGGAAGCAATGAGGTGGTTAGATTATCTAAAACCTGACGGGAAATTGATATTAAACGATTTTGAATTAGGCTCAGCACCTATATTAGCTGGAAAAGCAGAGTACCCTGAAAAGATTGTTGAAGAATTAAAAGAAAGAACTAATTTGATTTCTTTAAAAGCGTCTGATTTAGCGTCTGAAATCGGAAATATAAAAACTATGAATATAATAATGCTGGCTCAATTAACAAAAGAACTGGGACTTGAAGATATAGAATGGGAGGATATTTTGAAAGAAAATATCAAGCCAAAATTCCATGAAATAAATTTAAAGGCTTTTGAAAAAAGTTTATCATTAAATTAA
- the iorA gene encoding indolepyruvate ferredoxin oxidoreductase subunit alpha: protein MKKLLTGNEATARGAWEAGVHFASAYPGTPSTEILETMANYKEVYSEWAPNEKVAVEASVGASIAGARSLAAMKHVGMNVAADPIFTYAYLGVNGGYVVVTADDPGLHSSQNEQDNRYYARHAKMPLIEPSDSQEAKDFIKEAYEVSERFDVPVLFRLTTRICHSYSLVELEDRKEVEVKKYKRNIQKFVATPAANRVHHVELEEKLKKLEEYANNETKLNREEINSDEIGIITSGISYQYAKEVFGEDASYLKLGFTFPIPKEKIRNFAKKVKKIYVIEENEPFLETEIKALGIEVTGKDKIPLTGELNPDIIREALLGEKRETVQPNPEKIVARPPTLCSGCPHRGMFFELSKKKGAVITGDIGCYTLGSADPLNAMDTVICMGAGVSAAHGFAKVFERTNQKRKVFGVVGDSTFFHSGITSLLDIVYNKSNATIIILDNRITAMTGHQENPGTGYSLMREKTDEVDFEKLVRAIGIKHVRTINPNNLDEVKESIDETMELEEPSVIITRYPCVLKKLHEEEKEEFAPVQHIYKVNTEKCSKCKMCLKIGCPSISFDKETGAYIDPNSCVGCSVCAQVCTFDAIEKVGV from the coding sequence ATGAAAAAATTATTAACTGGTAATGAAGCTACAGCAAGAGGTGCTTGGGAAGCAGGCGTTCATTTTGCTTCTGCTTATCCAGGAACACCAAGTACAGAAATACTCGAAACGATGGCTAATTATAAAGAAGTCTATTCTGAATGGGCTCCAAACGAAAAAGTAGCAGTAGAAGCATCTGTAGGGGCTTCAATAGCAGGAGCGAGAAGTTTAGCAGCAATGAAACACGTTGGAATGAACGTAGCTGCTGACCCAATATTTACTTACGCTTATTTAGGGGTAAACGGAGGATACGTTGTTGTAACTGCTGACGACCCGGGACTTCATTCTTCACAAAATGAACAAGACAATAGATATTACGCACGACATGCAAAAATGCCTTTAATAGAACCTTCTGATTCACAAGAAGCAAAAGATTTTATCAAAGAAGCCTACGAAGTATCAGAAAGATTCGATGTGCCTGTTTTATTTAGATTGACAACAAGAATTTGTCACTCTTATTCTTTAGTAGAATTGGAAGATAGAAAAGAAGTTGAAGTTAAAAAATACAAAAGAAACATCCAAAAATTTGTTGCCACACCAGCAGCAAACAGAGTACATCATGTTGAGTTAGAAGAAAAACTCAAAAAATTAGAAGAATATGCAAACAATGAAACAAAATTAAATAGAGAGGAAATAAATTCAGATGAAATAGGGATCATCACTTCTGGTATTTCTTATCAATATGCAAAAGAAGTATTCGGTGAAGACGCTTCATATTTAAAATTAGGTTTTACATTTCCCATTCCAAAAGAAAAAATAAGAAATTTTGCAAAAAAAGTAAAAAAAATATATGTCATTGAAGAAAACGAACCCTTCTTAGAAACAGAGATCAAAGCCTTGGGAATAGAAGTCACTGGAAAAGACAAGATCCCACTTACAGGAGAGTTAAACCCAGATATCATAAGAGAAGCTTTATTGGGAGAAAAAAGAGAAACTGTTCAACCTAACCCAGAAAAAATAGTTGCAAGGCCACCTACACTTTGCTCAGGATGTCCTCATCGAGGAATGTTCTTTGAACTCTCAAAGAAAAAAGGTGCAGTTATAACTGGAGACATAGGTTGTTATACTCTTGGATCCGCAGATCCATTAAACGCCATGGACACAGTAATTTGTATGGGAGCTGGAGTTAGTGCTGCTCACGGTTTTGCAAAAGTTTTCGAAAGAACAAATCAAAAAAGAAAAGTTTTTGGTGTTGTTGGAGATTCAACTTTCTTCCATTCTGGGATTACAAGTCTTTTAGACATTGTTTACAATAAAAGCAATGCAACTATAATCATTTTAGATAACAGAATAACTGCAATGACTGGTCACCAAGAAAATCCAGGTACAGGTTATTCACTAATGCGTGAAAAAACTGATGAAGTGGATTTTGAAAAATTAGTTAGAGCTATTGGGATCAAACATGTTAGAACAATCAATCCAAATAATCTTGATGAAGTGAAAGAATCCATAGACGAAACAATGGAATTAGAAGAACCAAGTGTTATAATAACAAGATACCCTTGTGTCCTAAAAAAATTACACGAAGAAGAAAAAGAAGAATTCGCACCAGTCCAACACATTTATAAAGTAAACACCGAGAAATGTAGTAAATGTAAAATGTGTCTAAAAATTGGTTGCCCTTCAATTTCATTTGATAAAGAGACAGGTGCTTACATAGATCCAAACTCTTGTGTTGGATGTTCTGTTTGTGCTCAAGTTTGTACTTTTGATGCAATAGAAAAGGTAGGTGTGTAA
- the acpP gene encoding acyl carrier protein — MELKEIESKVKDVLVESLDVEEEKITMDSNLIDDLDIDSLELVDLTMEFENEFDIEIEDDQVEKIKTVGDIVNLIKEKLG, encoded by the coding sequence ATGGAATTAAAAGAAATTGAAAGCAAGGTAAAAGATGTATTGGTAGAAAGTCTTGATGTCGAAGAAGAAAAAATAACTATGGATTCTAATTTAATCGATGATTTAGACATAGATTCATTAGAATTGGTAGATTTAACAATGGAATTTGAAAATGAATTTGATATCGAAATCGAAGATGATCAAGTAGAAAAAATAAAAACTGTTGGAGACATAGTAAATCTAATCAAAGAAAAATTGGGATAA
- a CDS encoding NAD(P)H-dependent flavin oxidoreductase — MKKLKIGNLIPKIPLVQGGMAVGISLDNLASSVANEGGIGVIGTAGIGLVKNDDNSLKSNIEALKYYIQKTKEKTKGIFGVNIMVALNNYEKYVQTAIEEGAKIIFSGAGLPLSLPELNKEKKAKLVPIVSSVKAAQVILKRWMKKYNYIPDAYVVESSEAGGHLGFKKDKLNDSKNSTLNLAKELVGFRDELYAEKQIYIPIIAAGGINNKKIAKQLFDQGVDGIQVGSAFIPTEECDADIKFKNKFIEATTDDIGILNSPVGLPGRAIKTKFFDLIKSGKAKPKTCNYQCIKTCNFKNVEFCIAQALYNSVRGDVDNGVVFSGKKGPDTNSIKSVKQIIKNIMDF, encoded by the coding sequence ATGAAAAAATTAAAAATAGGAAACTTAATTCCAAAAATACCACTTGTTCAAGGTGGAATGGCTGTAGGGATTTCACTTGACAACCTTGCTTCATCTGTTGCCAACGAAGGTGGAATCGGAGTAATAGGAACAGCAGGTATAGGATTGGTAAAAAATGACGACAATAGTTTAAAATCAAATATTGAAGCACTAAAATATTATATTCAAAAAACTAAAGAAAAAACAAAGGGAATATTTGGAGTAAATATAATGGTTGCTCTAAATAATTATGAAAAATATGTACAAACAGCCATTGAAGAAGGGGCAAAGATAATTTTTTCAGGTGCTGGGTTACCGTTAAGCTTACCTGAATTAAACAAAGAAAAAAAAGCAAAATTAGTACCTATTGTTTCTTCTGTAAAAGCGGCACAAGTTATTTTAAAAAGATGGATGAAGAAATATAATTATATTCCAGATGCTTATGTTGTTGAAAGTTCTGAAGCAGGAGGTCATTTAGGATTTAAAAAAGATAAATTAAACGATTCAAAGAATTCAACACTAAATCTTGCAAAAGAATTAGTTGGTTTTAGAGATGAACTATACGCAGAAAAACAAATTTATATTCCTATTATTGCTGCAGGTGGTATAAACAATAAAAAAATAGCAAAACAGCTATTTGATCAAGGCGTAGATGGAATCCAAGTTGGTTCTGCTTTTATACCAACAGAAGAATGTGATGCAGATATTAAATTTAAAAATAAGTTTATCGAAGCTACAACAGATGATATAGGAATATTAAATTCTCCAGTTGGTTTACCTGGTAGGGCCATAAAAACAAAATTCTTTGATTTAATAAAATCAGGGAAAGCAAAACCTAAAACATGTAACTACCAATGTATTAAAACTTGTAATTTTAAAAATGTAGAATTTTGTATTGCTCAGGCTTTATATAATTCTGTCAGAGGAGATGTGGATAACGGTGTTGTCTTCTCAGGGAAAAAAGGTCCAGATACTAATTCAATAAAAAGTGTAAAACAAATTATAAAAAACATTATGGATTTTTAG
- the fabG gene encoding 3-oxoacyl-[acyl-carrier-protein] reductase yields the protein MLNNKIALITGASRGIGYIISKIFIKNGAKVVGISRNEEELSKAKNELGENFFAYKCDVANEQEVAETIKSIKNDIGRIDVLVNNAGITSDNFLIRMKEEQFMKVIEVNLKGTFLVSKEVAKLMRKQKQGSIINISSVVGIEGNIAQANYSASKAGIIGLTKSMAKELTLKGEQIRVNAIAPGFIKTTMTENLDEKVKNHVVENSCLKKMGEAEDVANVALFLASNLSSYVTGQVIRVDGGLKL from the coding sequence TTGTTAAATAATAAAATAGCTTTAATAACTGGAGCTTCAAGAGGTATAGGATACATTATATCAAAAATATTTATAAAAAATGGAGCTAAAGTTGTTGGGATATCAAGAAATGAAGAAGAATTATCCAAAGCAAAAAATGAACTGGGTGAAAACTTTTTTGCATATAAATGTGATGTAGCAAACGAACAAGAAGTCGCTGAAACCATAAAATCTATAAAAAATGATATAGGAAGAATTGATGTTTTGGTTAACAATGCTGGAATCACTTCAGATAATTTTCTAATTAGGATGAAAGAAGAACAATTTATGAAAGTTATAGAAGTTAATTTAAAAGGAACATTTTTGGTTTCAAAAGAAGTCGCCAAATTAATGAGAAAGCAAAAACAGGGAAGTATTATAAATATTTCAAGTGTGGTTGGAATAGAAGGCAATATAGCTCAAGCAAATTATTCCGCTTCAAAAGCTGGAATAATTGGACTTACAAAAAGCATGGCAAAAGAGCTAACTTTAAAAGGTGAACAAATAAGAGTAAACGCTATTGCTCCTGGATTTATTAAAACAACAATGACAGAAAATTTAGATGAAAAAGTTAAAAATCATGTTGTTGAAAATTCTTGTCTCAAAAAAATGGGTGAAGCCGAAGATGTCGCGAATGTCGCTTTATTTTTAGCAAGTAATTTATCTTCTTACGTAACAGGGCAAGTAATAAGAGTAGATGGTGGATTAAAATTATAA
- the fabD gene encoding ACP S-malonyltransferase translates to MKALVFPGQGSQKLNMGKELIEENPEYEKYLNIANETLGYDLKSIIFGDDLETLTLSENAQPAILAISYMKYKKYMEENEENIEVLAGHSLGEWTALVVAGVISYEEALKAVHIRGKYMSESCKPGEGTMAAVLGLDADSIRSALENLPNVVVANHNSLNQIVISGKTSEIEQSIQLLKDKGAKRVIPLNVSGPFHSPLIQNAKIRMREYLENVEFSQPKIPIIQNYTAKVETNPREIKENIIQQITSSVRWVETIELMDRMNIKTIVEIGPTKVLTKLNKSIIKDLELLSV, encoded by the coding sequence ATGAAAGCATTAGTTTTTCCTGGACAAGGTTCTCAAAAATTGAACATGGGGAAAGAGCTTATTGAAGAAAATCCAGAATATGAAAAATATTTAAATATAGCTAATGAAACATTGGGATATGATTTAAAATCTATAATATTTGGTGATGACTTAGAAACTTTAACTTTATCTGAAAATGCACAGCCAGCTATATTAGCTATAAGTTATATGAAATACAAAAAATATATGGAAGAAAACGAAGAAAACATTGAAGTTCTAGCAGGTCATTCGTTAGGAGAATGGACGGCATTAGTGGTTGCTGGAGTTATTAGTTACGAGGAGGCTTTAAAAGCCGTACATATACGAGGGAAATATATGAGTGAATCTTGTAAACCTGGCGAAGGAACAATGGCCGCAGTTTTAGGTTTAGATGCTGATTCAATAAGAAGTGCTTTAGAAAATTTACCTAATGTCGTAGTTGCAAATCATAATTCTCTTAACCAAATTGTAATAAGCGGAAAAACTTCTGAAATAGAACAAAGCATTCAACTTTTAAAAGATAAAGGTGCTAAAAGAGTCATACCGCTTAATGTTAGTGGTCCTTTTCACTCTCCCCTTATTCAAAATGCAAAAATAAGAATGAGAGAATATTTGGAAAATGTTGAATTTAGTCAGCCAAAAATACCTATAATTCAAAATTATACTGCAAAAGTTGAAACAAATCCAAGAGAAATAAAAGAAAATATAATACAACAAATAACATCATCTGTTAGATGGGTTGAAACAATTGAGCTTATGGACAGAATGAATATAAAAACAATAGTAGAAATAGGACCTACAAAAGTATTGACAAAATTGAACAAAAGCATCATTAAAGATCTCGAATTATTAAGTGTTTAG